Proteins co-encoded in one Arachis hypogaea cultivar Tifrunner chromosome 13, arahy.Tifrunner.gnm2.J5K5, whole genome shotgun sequence genomic window:
- the LOC112737289 gene encoding pentatricopeptide repeat-containing protein At1g30610, chloroplastic, with the protein MNGNYAASASALHYAGNSFSSPYAVPISSRTFFFGNALNSSFSSRFHAFHVRKLNFEPVSASLNGGGGGGSDGSIFGLVSDLEFKPSFDEYLKVMESARARPFRGKEHGGTSAAAATTQKHKEREKGMSRKPRMEGGRGRDKIFQSVEESDDDDDDDGFEGSREGYTRSKVRRSPIKGFRKDYDGKGSNLVENVRDDRWLKHNSQSFSLGQESDEYNMSNNRGKSRSGRINNNIAKSNLNSSRGSSIEKGVTHELYSSKISGEKVASTRQSDYRTQGKALGGDKIVAGYEVMDRGIERRHNGVESFINRNGRENAKVNRGSKRYFDKDYDSDDLELDRAAFRSIEESDKITGKQQFSHKAMEERIQNLAKLLNGADINLAEWMFSKMMRSAKIKFNDYSITRVIIILGKLGNWRRVIQVIEWLQKRERFKSHKLRHIYTAALDALGKSRRPVEALNVFHEMQQQMSSYPDLVAYHSIAITLGQAGHMKELFDVIDIMRAPPKKKFKTGPLEKWDPRLEPDLVVYNAILNACIKREQWEGAFWVLQQLKDKGLQPTATTYGLVMEVMFACGKYNLVHEFFRKLQKSCIPNSLTYRVLVNALWKEGKTDETVLAVQEMEKRGIVGSASLYYDLARCLCAAGRSREALMQIDKICKVANKPLVVTYTGLMQASLDSRNIQDGAYIFEKMKKICSPNLVTCNIMLKGYLENGMFREAKEMFEQMLENTDRLRNNTDYKMLVIPDIYTFNIMLDACAAEKRWDDFQDIYQRMLYHGFYFNPKRHLRMVLEASRAGKEKPLEITWKHLDDTDRVPPASMVKERFCAKLEKDDYLGALSCITNIAQKDLEPFYKSWWLNLFKENSKRFQKGTLVRLMDETNNIVSNNSMPNPALVHLLQSCREMFLDTDHNSMKTVVGEGELVSRPL; encoded by the exons ATGAATGGGAATTATGCTGCTTCAGCTTCAGCTTTACATTATGCTGGAAATTCGTTCTCTTCCCCTTATGCTGTTCCTATTTCTTCTAGAACCTTCTTCTTTGGAAATGCATTAAACTCGAGTTTTTCGAGTAGGTTTCATGCCTTTCATGTCCGAAAGCTCAATTTTGAGCCAGTTAGTGCTTCACTCAACGGTGGTGGTGGAGGCGGCAGCGACGGCAGTATTTTTGGTTTGGTTAGTGACTTGGAATTTAAGCCGTCTTTCGATGAGTATTTGAAGGTTATGGAATCTGCTAGAGCTAGACCTTTTAGGGGTAAGGAGCATGGTGGTACTAGTGCAGCTGCTGCTACTACTCAAAAACATAAGGAGAGGGAAAAAGGTATGTCTAGGAAACCAAGGAtggaaggaggaagaggaagagataAGATATTTCAAAGTGTTGAAgagagtgatgatgatgatgatgatgatgggttTGAAGGTTCTAGAGAAGGCTATACCAGAAGTAAGGTCCGAAGATCACCAATTAAAGGGTTTAGAAAGGattatgatgggaaaggaagcAATCTTGTTGAAAATGTTAGAGATGATAGGTGGTTGAAACATAATAGCCAGAGTTTTAGTTTAGGACAGGAATCTGATGAATACAATATGAGTAATAATCGAGGAAAAAGTAGAAGTGGAAGGATAAACAATAACATAGCTAAGTCTAATTTAAATAGTAGCCGTGGGAGTAGTATAGAGAAAGGAGTCACTCATGAGTTATATTCGTCAAAGATATCTGGAGAAAAGGTAGCTAGTACCAGACAAAGTGATTATAGAACACAGGGTAAAGCTCTTGGTGGAGACAAAATTGTTGCTGGTTATGAAGTTATGGACAGAGGGATTGAGAGAAGGCATAATGGAGTTGAGAGTTTCATAAACAGAAATGGGCGGGAAAATGCGAAAGTGAATCGAGGCAGTAAGCGTTATTTTGATAAAGATTATGATTCCGATGACTTGGAATTGGATCGAGCTGCATTTAGGAGCATTGAGGAATCCGACAAGATTACCGGCAAGCAGCAGTTTTCACACAAGGCAATGGAGGAGAGAATCCAAAACCTAGCCAAATT GTTAAATGGTGCAGATATCAATTTGGCTGAATGGATGTTTTCTAAGATGATGAGAAGTGCAAAGATTAAGTTTAATGACTATTCTATAACAAGGGTTATCATAATCTTGGGAAAATTAGGAAACTGGCGGCGAGTGATACAGGTCATTGAATGGCTTCAAAAGCGTGAACGCTTCAAATCCCATAAACTAAG GCATATATACACTGCTGCTCTTGATGCACTAGGAAAGTCAAGGAGACCTGTAGAGGCATTAAATGTATTTCATGAAATGCAG CAACAAATGTCCTCATATCCTGATTTAGTAGCTTATCATAGTATTGCTATTACCCTTGGACAAGCAGGACACATGAAAGAACTCTTTGACGTAATTGATATTATGCGAGCACCACCAAAGAAGAAGTTCAAAACTGGGCCGCTTGAGAAATGGGACCCAAGGCTGGAACCAGATCTTGTAGTCTATAATGCA ATCCTTAATGCTTGCATTAAGAGGGAACAATGGGAAGGGGCTTTTTGGGTTTTGCAGCAGTTAAAGGACAAAGGTCTACAACCTACTGCTACAACTTATGGCCTAGTCATGGAG GTGATGTTTGCTTGTGGAAAGTACAATTTGGTTCATGAGTTTTTTAGAAAACTTCAGAAGTCTTGTATTCCCAATTCATTGACATATAGAG TTCTTGTGAATGCACTTTGGAAAGAGGGAAAAACTGATGAGACTGTGTTGGCTGTCCAAGAAATGGAAAAACGTGGAATTGTAGGTTCCGCTTCTCTTTATTATGATCTAGCTCGATGCCTCTGTGCAGCTGGAAGGAGTCGCGAGGCACTGATGCAG ATAGACAAGATATGCAAGGTTGCAAATAAACCACTAGTAGTGACCTACACTGGCTTGATGCAAGCAAGTCTGGATTCCAGAAACATTCAAGACGGGGCCTATATTtttgagaaaatgaagaaaatctGTTCCCCGAATCTGGTTACTTGTAACATAATGCTGAAAGGTTACCTTGAAAATGGAATGTTTCGAGAAGCTAAAGAGATGTTCGAGCAGATGTTAGAAAACACAGATCGTCTGAGGAACAATACCGATTACAAAATGCTGGTGATACCAGATATCTACACATTCAACATCATGTTAGATGCATGTGCTGCAGAGAAGAGATGGGATGATTTTCAAGATATCTATCAAAGGATGCTATACCATGGTTTCTACTTCAATCCAAAACGTCATCTTCGAATGGTATTGGAGGCCTCCAGAGCTGGAAAG GAAAAGCCTTTGGAGATAACATGGAAGCACTTGGATGATACAGATCGCGTTCCGCCAGCTTCTATGGTCAAAGAAAGGTTCTGTGCCAAACTCGAAAAAGATGACTATCTTGGTGCTCTTTCATGTATCACCAATATAGCCCAGAAAGACTTGGAGCCATTTTACAAGTCTTGGTGGTTGAATCTATTcaaagaaaattctaaaaggTTTCAGAAGGGCACACTTGTTAGACTAATGGATGAGACTAACAACATAGTTTCCAATAATAGCATGCCTAATCCAGCACTTGTACATTTATTACAATCATGCAGAGAAATGTTTTTGGACACTGATCACAATTCAATGAAAACAGTAGTAGGAGAGGGTGAACTTGTCTCCCGTCCATTGTAA
- the LOC112737290 gene encoding NO-associated protein 1, chloroplastic/mitochondrial isoform X1, whose amino-acid sequence MALKTLSTFLTPLPLQNPKSRTLILFQFPKSRSLKARLSAEPDGTGAAAPSPGERFLEHHHVAEAAKLIIKENKKNRNKKNKEKPLKASRNVASCYGCGAPLQTSDEEAPGYVNLETYELKNKHRQLRTVLCGRCRLLSHGKMITAVGGHGGYNGGKLFVTAEELREKLSHLRHEKALVVKLVDIVDFNGSFLSRVRDLAGANPIILVVTKIDLLPRDTDLNCVGDWIVEAITRKKLNVLSVHLTSSKSLVGITGVISEVQKEKKGRDIYILGSANVGKSAFINALLKTMAINDPVAASAQKYKPIQSAVPGTTLGPIPINAFLGGGKLYDTPGVHLHHRQTAVVHSEDLPSLAPQSRLRGQSFPSFRVRSDSVEEGSSKVNGLNAFSIFWGGLVRIDVLKVLPETSLTFYGPNRLPIHVVPTEDADEFYQKELGVLLTPPSGKENVENWRGLDSQRKLQIKFEDVARPACDVAISGLGWFSVDPISRSFKISEPKQIETAGELLLSVHVPKPVEIFVRSPLPVGKAGAEWYHYRDLTEKEEAIRPKWYF is encoded by the exons ATGGCACTTAAAACCCTATCCACTTTTCTCACACCTCTCCCTCTCCAAAACCCCAAGTCCCGAACCCTCATCCTCTTCCAGTTCCCCAAATCGCGTTCCCTGAAAGCGCGTTTGTCCGCGGAACCCGATGGCACCGGCGCCGCCGCTCCCTCTCCGGGAGAGAGGTTCCTCGAACACCACCATGTGGCAGAGGCCGcgaagctcatcatcaaggagAACAAGAAGAATAggaacaagaaaaacaaagagaagCCTCTGAAAGCTTCGAGGAATGTGGCCTCTTGCTACGGTTGCGGCGCGCCCTTGCAAACTTCCGACGAAGAAGCACCTGGATATGTGAATCTGGAAACCTATGAACTGAAGAATAAGCACCGCCAGTTAAGAACGGTTCTCTGTGGACGGTGCCGGCTTCTGTCGCACGGGAAGATGATAACTGCCGTTGGTGGACACGGAGGATATAACGGTGGGAAATTGTTTGTTACGGCTGAAGAGCTCAGAGAGAAGCTCTCCCATTTGCGTCACGAGAAAGCTTTGGTTGTCAAATTG GTTGATATTGTTGACTTCAATGGCAGCTTTTTATCCCGTGTGCGTGATCTTGCTGGTGCTAATCCTATAATACTGGTGGTGACTAAG ATTGATCTCCTTCCAAGAGATACTGATCTTAACTGTGTTGGGGATTGGATTGTAGAGGCCATTACAAGAAAGAAACTGAA TGTTCTCAGTGTCCATCTGACCAGTTCAAAATCATTGGTTGGGATAACTGGAGTGATATCTGAAGTCCAGAAAGAGAAGAAG GGAAGAGATATATACATTCTG GGTTCGGCAAATGTTGGGAAATCTGCTTTCATCAATGCTTTACTGA AAACAATGGCAATAAATGACCCAGTGGCTGCATCTGCACAAAAGTACAAACCAATACAATCTGCAGTTCCTGGAACTACATTAGGGCCAATTCCAATTAATGCTTTCCTAGGAGGAGGG AAGCTGTATGATACTCCGGGAGTTCATCTCCACCATAGGCAAACTGCAGTTGTTCATTCTGAAGATCTTCCCTCCCTTGCTCCTCAAAGCCGGCTTAGGGGCCAATCTTTCCCA AGTTTTCGAGTACGCTCAGACAGTGTGGAGGAAGGCAGTTCCAAAGTGAATGGCTTGAATGCATTTTCCATATTTTGGGGGGGTCTTGTCAGAATTGACGTCTTGAAg GTTCTCCCAGAAACAAGTTTGACATTTTATGGTCCGAATCGTCTACCAATTCATGTTGTACCCACAGAAGACGCAGATGAATTTTATCAG AAAGAACTTGGAGTTCTGCTGACCCCTCcaagtggaaaagaaaatgtcGAGAACTGGAGAGGACTTGATTCCCAGCGTAAATTGCAAATAAAATTTGAAGATGTGGCAAG GCCAGCTTGTGATGTAGCTATATCAGGTCTAGGATGGTTTAGTGTTGATCCAATTAGTAGGTCATTTAAAATCTCAGAACCGAAACAAATAGAAACTGCTGGGGAATTGCTTTTGTCCGTTCACGTCCCCAAGCCTGTTGAAATTTTTGTGAGGTCACCATTACCGGTAGGCAAGGCTGGAGCAGAGTGGTACCATTATCGAGATttaacagaaaaagaagaggcaATTAGACCAAAATGGTACTTTTGA
- the LOC112737290 gene encoding NO-associated protein 1, chloroplastic/mitochondrial isoform X2, translating into MALKTLSTFLTPLPLQNPKSRTLILFQFPKSRSLKARLSAEPDGTGAAAPSPGERFLEHHHVAEAAKLIIKENKKNRNKKNKEKPLKASRNVASCYGCGAPLQTSDEEAPGYVNLETYELKNKHRQLRTVLCGRCRLLSHGKMITAVGGHGGYNGGKLFVTAEELREKLSHLRHEKALVVKLVDIVDFNGSFLSRVRDLAGANPIILVVTKIDLLPRDTDLNCVGDWIVEAITRKKLNVLSVHLTSSKSLVGITGVISEVQKEKKGSANVGKSAFINALLKTMAINDPVAASAQKYKPIQSAVPGTTLGPIPINAFLGGGKLYDTPGVHLHHRQTAVVHSEDLPSLAPQSRLRGQSFPSFRVRSDSVEEGSSKVNGLNAFSIFWGGLVRIDVLKVLPETSLTFYGPNRLPIHVVPTEDADEFYQKELGVLLTPPSGKENVENWRGLDSQRKLQIKFEDVARPACDVAISGLGWFSVDPISRSFKISEPKQIETAGELLLSVHVPKPVEIFVRSPLPVGKAGAEWYHYRDLTEKEEAIRPKWYF; encoded by the exons ATGGCACTTAAAACCCTATCCACTTTTCTCACACCTCTCCCTCTCCAAAACCCCAAGTCCCGAACCCTCATCCTCTTCCAGTTCCCCAAATCGCGTTCCCTGAAAGCGCGTTTGTCCGCGGAACCCGATGGCACCGGCGCCGCCGCTCCCTCTCCGGGAGAGAGGTTCCTCGAACACCACCATGTGGCAGAGGCCGcgaagctcatcatcaaggagAACAAGAAGAATAggaacaagaaaaacaaagagaagCCTCTGAAAGCTTCGAGGAATGTGGCCTCTTGCTACGGTTGCGGCGCGCCCTTGCAAACTTCCGACGAAGAAGCACCTGGATATGTGAATCTGGAAACCTATGAACTGAAGAATAAGCACCGCCAGTTAAGAACGGTTCTCTGTGGACGGTGCCGGCTTCTGTCGCACGGGAAGATGATAACTGCCGTTGGTGGACACGGAGGATATAACGGTGGGAAATTGTTTGTTACGGCTGAAGAGCTCAGAGAGAAGCTCTCCCATTTGCGTCACGAGAAAGCTTTGGTTGTCAAATTG GTTGATATTGTTGACTTCAATGGCAGCTTTTTATCCCGTGTGCGTGATCTTGCTGGTGCTAATCCTATAATACTGGTGGTGACTAAG ATTGATCTCCTTCCAAGAGATACTGATCTTAACTGTGTTGGGGATTGGATTGTAGAGGCCATTACAAGAAAGAAACTGAA TGTTCTCAGTGTCCATCTGACCAGTTCAAAATCATTGGTTGGGATAACTGGAGTGATATCTGAAGTCCAGAAAGAGAAGAAG GGTTCGGCAAATGTTGGGAAATCTGCTTTCATCAATGCTTTACTGA AAACAATGGCAATAAATGACCCAGTGGCTGCATCTGCACAAAAGTACAAACCAATACAATCTGCAGTTCCTGGAACTACATTAGGGCCAATTCCAATTAATGCTTTCCTAGGAGGAGGG AAGCTGTATGATACTCCGGGAGTTCATCTCCACCATAGGCAAACTGCAGTTGTTCATTCTGAAGATCTTCCCTCCCTTGCTCCTCAAAGCCGGCTTAGGGGCCAATCTTTCCCA AGTTTTCGAGTACGCTCAGACAGTGTGGAGGAAGGCAGTTCCAAAGTGAATGGCTTGAATGCATTTTCCATATTTTGGGGGGGTCTTGTCAGAATTGACGTCTTGAAg GTTCTCCCAGAAACAAGTTTGACATTTTATGGTCCGAATCGTCTACCAATTCATGTTGTACCCACAGAAGACGCAGATGAATTTTATCAG AAAGAACTTGGAGTTCTGCTGACCCCTCcaagtggaaaagaaaatgtcGAGAACTGGAGAGGACTTGATTCCCAGCGTAAATTGCAAATAAAATTTGAAGATGTGGCAAG GCCAGCTTGTGATGTAGCTATATCAGGTCTAGGATGGTTTAGTGTTGATCCAATTAGTAGGTCATTTAAAATCTCAGAACCGAAACAAATAGAAACTGCTGGGGAATTGCTTTTGTCCGTTCACGTCCCCAAGCCTGTTGAAATTTTTGTGAGGTCACCATTACCGGTAGGCAAGGCTGGAGCAGAGTGGTACCATTATCGAGATttaacagaaaaagaagaggcaATTAGACCAAAATGGTACTTTTGA
- the LOC112737291 gene encoding probable aquaporin TIP5-1, with amino-acid sequence MRFALSVLVSSLFRCTAFLCAMANNVTSRFHQSLTRNALRSYLAEFMSTFFFVLAVVGSGMSARKLMPDATLNPATLVVVAIANAFALSSVLYTAWDISGGHANPAITFAMAIGGHVSVPTALFYWVAQLIASVMACLVLRVILVGMHVPTYTIAEEMTGFGASVLEGFLTFVLVYTVYAARDPRRGPLSATGPLVIGFIAGANVLAAGPFSGGSMNPACAFGSAAIGGSFRNQAVYWVGPLLGAAVAGLLYDNVVFPVTATTGVSDGLTV; translated from the exons ATGCGTTTTGCTTTGTCTGTCTTAGTGAGTTCCCTGTTCCGTTGCACTGCATTCTTATGCGCAATGGCTAACAATGTCACTAGCCGGTTCCATCAATCTCTCACTCGAAATGCTCTTCGCTCTTATCTCGCCGAGTTCATGTCCACTTTCTTCTTTGTTCTTGCCGTTGTTGGTTCTGGAATGTCCGCAC GGAAATTGATGCCTGATGCAACACTGAATCCGGCTACCCTTGTTGTGGTTGCCATTGCAAACGCTTTCGCCTTGTCGTCAGTGTTGTACACCGCATGGGACATCTCCGGTGGACACGCCAACCCGGCGATTACGTTTGCAATGGCAATAGGAGGCCATGTTAGTGTACCAACCGCTCTCTTTTATTGGGTTGCCCAACTTATAGCCTCTGTTATGGCTTGCCTTGTCCTTAGGGTCATCCTTGTTGGAATG caTGTTCCGACATACACAATTGCTGAAGAAATGACAGGGTTTGGAGCATCGGTACTAGAAGGTTTCTTGACATTTGTATTGGTGTACACAGTTTATGCAGCAAGGGACCCAAGGCGTGGTCCATTGAGTGCTACAGGACcacttgtaattggatttatagcCGGTGCAAATGTGTTAGCCGCAGGTCCCTTCTCTGGAGGCTCAATGAACCCAGCATGTGCTTTCGGCTCTGCCGCCATTGGTGGCAGTTTCAGGAACCAAGCAGTGTATTGGGTTGGTCCCTTGCTTGGTGCTGCCGTCGCTGGCCTTCTCTATGACAATGTAGTGTTCCCAGTAACCGCAACAACTGGAGTTTCTGATGGACTTACTGTGTGA
- the LOC112737292 gene encoding dirigent protein 21 — MSHSHTLRFLFLFFCLIHAPLFSSSSQQPHIMLPSQPTEKKLTTLHFYYHDILEGENRTVVQIIDPSNTPNSLGTTFMMDNVLTEGPELSSKQVGRAQGMFGLASIHDRGMVMLINFAFSEEGEYKGSTLSMLGRNPVMDTVREMPIVGGTRLFRFASGFAIAKSLWSISTEQHFVVEYNITVSLP, encoded by the coding sequence ATGTCTCATTCTCATACTCTTAGATTCTTGTTCCTCTTCTTCTGTCTCATCCATGCACcactcttctcatcatcatcacaaCAACCTCACATAATGTTACCCTCCCAACCAACAGAGAAAAAACTCACGACACTGCACTTCTACTACCACGACATCCTCGAAGGAGAGAACCGCACCGTGGTCCAAATCATTGACCCTTCAAACACCCCCAACAGTCTCGGAACCACGTTCATGATGGACAATGTACTAACCGAAGGTCCAGAGCTGAGTTCAAAGCAAGTTGGAAGAGCTCAAGGGATGTTCGGTTTGGCTTCCATACACGACCGTGGAATGGTTATGCTCATCAACTTTGCTTTCTCCGAAGAAGGGGAATACAAAGGCAGCACTCTTAGCATGCTTGGTCGGAACCCTGTTATGGACACCGTTCGAGAAATGCCTATCGTTGGAGGCACTCGTCTCTTTCGCTTTGCTTCTGGTTTTGCTATTGCTAAGAGCCTCTGGAGTATTTCAACGGAACAACATTTTGTGGTTGAGTACAACATTACTGTTTCTCTTCCATAA
- the LOC112737293 gene encoding polygalacturonase QRT2, protein MSLLLRLFISLYITLASLGLCFSYYIEEPFHHTNVEPYIVHHDGRFIKRKHEHFGLMMRANRAKNLHFSRSSGTISVNDFGARADGSDDSRAFEKAWNEACSSGVTLVVPERRTYTLKPIRFSGPCRPNTAFMIYGTIKAWPEMSAYEDDRKHWIVFDSVNNFRVDGGGTFNGNGKKWWQNSCKTNDNLPCKDAPTAVTFYQCKNLRVANVRLKDAQQMHVAFESCFNVIVSNVLVRAPGYSPNTDGIHVAETQNIVISDSDIGTGDDCISIVSGSQNVRATDITCGPGHGISIGSLGADNSEAVVSNVVVNRATLTGTSNGVRIKTWQGGSGYARNIKFLNIVMQNVTNPIIIDQNYCDQEKPCHEQKSGVQLSNVLYQNIRGTSASEVAIKFDCSRTVPCREIYLEDVILEAEDGGNGDTVATCQNVRYVNRGKFFPQCTPMRNNQRGGRF, encoded by the exons ATGTCTTTATTACTAAGGCTATTTATCTCACTTTACATTACCCTTGCTTCATTAGGCTTATGTTTTAGCTATTATATAGAGGAACCATTTCATCACACAAATGTTGAACCATACATTGTTCATCATGATGGGAGATTTATCAAGAGAAAACATGAACACTTTGGCCTAATGATGAGAGCTAATAGAGCTAAAAACCTTCATTTTTCAAGGTCAAGTGGAACAATTAGTGTTAATGACTTTGGAGCCAGAGCTGATGGAAGTGACGACAGTCGG GCATTTGAAAAGGCTTGGAATGAAGCATGTTCTAGTGGGGTCACCCTTGTGGTGCCTGAAAGAAGGACCTACACTCTTAAGCCAATAAGATTTTCAGGTCCATGCAGACCCAACACTGCATTCATG ATATATGGAACAATTAAGGCATGGCCAGAGATGTCAGCATATGAAGATGATAGAAAACATTGGATTGTGTTTGATAGTGTCAACAACTTCAGAGTTGATGGTGGTGGCACTTTCAATGGCAATGGCAAAAAATGGTGGCAGAATTCATGCAAAACTAATGATAACCTT CCATGCAAAGATGCACCAACT gcTGTGACATTTTACCAATGCAAGAATTTGAGAGTGGCAAATGTGAGATTGAAAGATGCACAACAAATGCATGTGGCATTTGAGAGTTGCTTCAATGTTATAGTTTCCAATGTTCTTGTTAGAGCACCAGGATATAGTCCCAACACTGATGGAATTCATGTTGCTGAAACACAAAACATTGTTATAAGCGACAGTGACATTGGAACAG gtgATGATTGTATTTCAATAGTAAGTGGATCTCAAAATGTTAGAGCTACAGATATCACATGTGGACCAGGACATGGAATCAG CATTGGAAGCTTAGGAGCTGATAACTCTGAAGCTGTAGTGTCCAATGTGGTTGTGAACAGAGCCACCTTAACAGGAACAAGTAATGGAGTTAGAATCAAGACATGGCAG GGAGGTTCTGGTTATGCAAGGAACATAAAGTTTTTGAACATAGTGATGCAAAATGTGACAAATCCCATAATCATAGATCAAAACTACTGTGATCAAGAAAAGCCATGCCATGAGCAGAAGTCAGGAGTTCAACTAAGCAATGTGCTTTACCAAAACATCAGAGGAACAAGTGCTTCAGAAGTGGCTATAAAATTTGATTGCAGCAGAACAGTGCCATGCAGAGAAATCTACCTTGAGGATGTGATATTAGAAGCAGAAGATGGTGGCAATGGCGACACGGTTGCCACGTGTCAGAATGTAAGATATGTGAACCGAGGAAAGTTTTTCCCTCAATGCACTCCAATGAGAAATAATCAAAGGGGAGGAAGATTTTAA